A window of the Tiliqua scincoides isolate rTilSci1 chromosome 5, rTilSci1.hap2, whole genome shotgun sequence genome harbors these coding sequences:
- the LOC136653588 gene encoding olfactory receptor 6X1-like gives MEVRNTSTVTEFVLLGFPSLHHVRSLCFSVVLLMYSLSILGNGFILFIVFVDPKLQTPMYGFLCNLAFLEICYTSTAVLTLLQTFVIGRTTICYCCCMAQSFFIFCLGTIELLLLTVMSFDRYIAICHPLRYSVIMTKALCFQLAIGAWLAGFLDIIFQGVIVWNLPYCDSNVIDHYLCDIGPLLSLSCSDTHPLEQLGLLLAIFIVLITLLLIVVSYIFIISTVLRIASAIDRKKAFSTCTSHLTVVSITYGAIMFMYVRPNMHSSFHYNKAVAVLNSVIAPMLNPYIYTIRNVEVKQAFRRAVYKKGTCFKETLFSGSNGSRQDQK, from the coding sequence ATGGAAGTGAGAAATACTTCCACAGTTACAGAATTTGTCCTTCTGGgcttcccttcccttcaccacGTTCGGAGCCTCTGCTTCTCAGTGGTTCTCTTGATGTACAGTCTGAGCATTCTGGGAAATGGGTTCATCCTCTTCATCGTCTTTGTGGATCCCAAGCTCCAAACACCCATGTATGGCTTCTTGTGCAACCTGGCCTTTCTGGAGATCTGCTATACCTCCACTGCGGTCCTCACATTACTGCAGACATTTGTCATTGGAAGGACCACTATTTGCTATTGTTGCTGCATGGCtcaatcttttttcatctttTGCCTTGGAACGAttgagctcctcctcctcaccgTGATGTCCTTTGACCGCTACATTGCAATATGCCATCCCCTTCGCTATTCAGTTATCATGACCAAAGCTCTCTGCTTCCAGTTGGCCATAGGAGCCTGGTTGGCAGGATTTCTTGATATAATATTCCAAGGTGTCATAGTATGGAATTTACCTTACTGTGATTCCAATGTCATAGACCATTATTTGTGTGACATTGGGCCACTCTTAAGTTTATCCTGCTCAGACACACATCCCCTTGAACAGCTAGGGCTACTGTTGGCCATCTTCATTGTGCTTATAACTCTCCTTCTGATTGTGGTGTCCTACATCTTCATCATCTCCACGGTTCTGCGAATTGCCTCTGCAATTGACCGCAAGAAAGCCTTTTCCACTTGCACCTCCCACCTGACTGTGGTCTCCATTACCTACGGGGCTATTATGTTCATGTACGTCCGACCAAACATGCACTCCTCATTTCATTACAACAAGGCAGTCGCTGTCTTGAATTCAGTCATCGCCCCCATGCTGAACCCTTATATATACACCATCAGGAATGTGGAAGTCAAGCAAGCCTTCAGGAGGGCCGTTTACAAAAAAGGGACTTGCTTCAAAGAGACGTTATTCAGTGGAAGCAATGGCAGTAGACAGGACCAGAAGTAG